A window of the Archocentrus centrarchus isolate MPI-CPG fArcCen1 chromosome 9, fArcCen1, whole genome shotgun sequence genome harbors these coding sequences:
- the egr3 gene encoding early growth response protein 3, whose amino-acid sequence MTGKLADKIPLTMSSLINTIPDSLYPEEDIPTSMNIFTSTESINHYSQMNTDNIMDLGMGSEKATSEIQYGSSFQSNRSGQTVTYLGKFAFDTPPSGGIGGSGWCSDNNIISLVSAGILGVSPSPGTVTTQTSSSAASMGGQTSDMEQVYGPPLPAYSTCGDLYQDQVSFHHSPATSTPLAYPGNDYHSTSKASMDGSLFSMIPDYNLFHHQGEVGVMEHKPFQTMDPIRVNPPPITPLETIRAFKDKQQIHPGFIGGQQHPPQHHPPPQTLTLKPIRPRKYPNRPSKTPVHERPHACPAENCDRRFSRSDELTRHLRIHTGHKPFQCRICMRSFSRSDHLTTHIRTHTGEKPFSCEFCGRKFARSDERKRHAKVHLKQKDKKPADKNSGAAGSHSSPPSSCGGPTVGTS is encoded by the exons ATGACAGGGAAACTAGCGGACAAGATCCCTCTTACCATGAGCAGTTTAATAAACACGATCCCTGACAGTCTCTACCCAGAAGAGGACATCCCGACGTCTATGAATATTTTCACCAGTACGGAATCCATTAATCACTATTCGCAGATGAACACAG ATAATATCATGGATCTGGGCATGGGAAGCGAGAAAGCAACCTCAGAGATTCAGTATGGATCAAGCTTCCAGTCCAACCGAAGCGGGCAGACTGTCACCTACTTGGGGAAGTTTGCCTTTGACACTCCTCCTTCTGGTGGCATTGGTGGTTCTGGCTGGTGCTCTGATAACAATATCATCAGTCTTGTCAGTGCAGGAATCCTCGGTGTTTCTCCATCACCCGGCACAGTAACAACGCAGACATCATCCTCCGCAGCAAGCATGGGCGGACAGACGTCAGACATGGAGCAGGTATATGGTCCACCACTGCCTGCCTATTCCACCTGTGGTGACCTGTACCAGGATCAGGTCTCCTTTCATCACAGCCCTGCCACCAGCACACCTCTAGCCTACCCAGGCAATGACTATCACTCCACATCCAAAGCCTCCATGGATGGCAGTCTTTTCTCCATGATCCCTGACTACAACCTTTTCCACCATCAAGGGGAGGTCGGTGTGATGGAGCACAAGCCCTTTCAGACCATGGACCCCATCCGAGTCAACCCTCCACCTATCACACCCCTGGAGACCATCAGAGCATTCAAAGACAAGCAGCAAATTCACCCAGGTTTCATCGGCGGGCAGCAGCACCCACCTCAACACCACCCCCCACCACAGACTCTCACCCTAAAACCCATCCGACCACGGAAGTACCCCAACCGTCCCAGCAAAACCCCAGTCCACGAGCGGCCGCACGCCTGTCCGGCAGAGAATTGCGACAGACGCTTCTCGCGCTCAGATGAGCTCACACGTCACCTTCGCATCCACACGGGTCACAAACCCTTCCAGTGCCGAATATGCATGCGCTCCTTCAGCAGGAGTGACCACCTGACCACACACAttcgcacacacacaggtgagaaacccTTCTCCTGTGAGTTCTGTGGACGCAAGTTTGCCAGAAGCGACGAGCGAAAGAGACATGCAAAGGTGCACCTGAAACAGAAGGACAAGAAGCCAGCTGACAAGAACAGTGGGGCAGCTGGGAGCCACAGCTCGCCACCCAGCTCCTGTGGGGGGCCAACTGTGGGAACATCATGA